Below is a genomic region from Isosphaeraceae bacterium EP7.
ATCGCGTTGCCGGCGTTCGCATCGTCCCTGCCGACGCGTCTGCTGGCCGCGGATGGCTCGCCAGCCCTGGCGACGGCGGCATCGGGATCGCCCATGCGGACCGCGTTCGTCTATTTTCCGAACGGAGCCATCCCGGCTTCCTGGTGGCCGGAGGGGCAGGGGACCGAGTTCAAGCTTGGCCGGACCCTTGCGCCTCTGGAGTCGTTCAAGGGCCAGATTCAGGTGATGGGCGGCCTGAATCACAAGACGGCCGAGGGGCGGGCCGACGGCGCCGGCGACCATGCGCGCGGGCTCGGGACATTCCTCACCGGTGTCCGGCTCAACAAGAGCGCGACCGATGTGCGGGCCGGAATCTCGATCGATCAGGTCATGGCGCAAAAAATCGGCCACCTGACGCGGTTCCCCTCTCTCGAACTGGCCTGCGAGGCGAGCCGGAAGGCGGGGGCCTGCGACTCGGGCTATTCGTGCGCCTACCAGTACAACCTCTCTTGGAGTTCGCCGACCACCCCGGTCCCGGCCGAGTCGAACCCCCGCCTCGCCTTCGAACGCCTCTTCGGCAGCGGGTCGCCGGGGCAGAGAAAGGCCAGCCTGAAGCGGCGCCGCCAGGAGCAGCGATCCATTCTCGACTTCGCCATGGAGGATGCCCGCGCGATGCAGCGCCGGCTCGGCTCGGGCGACCGCGAGAAGCTGGGTCAATATCTCGACGGGGTCCGCGAGATCGAGACCCGGATCGAGAAGGCCGAACGGTTGGGAGACGGTCCGGAGCCGGCCGCAGAAACTCCCGCCGGCGTCCCCTCGGACTATGCGAATTATGTCCAGCTGATGTTCGACATCCTGATCCTGGCGTTCCAGACCGATTCGACCCGAGTCGCGACCCTGATGCTTGCCCACGACGGCAGCAACCGCTCGTTCGACCACATCGGGATCTCCGAGGGGCACCACGACCTGACGCACCACCAGAATCGGACCGATTGGATCGACAAGGTGGCCGACATCGATCTCTGGTACGTCGGCCAGTTCGCCCGGTTCCTGGAGAAGTTGGAGGCGACCAAGGACGCCGACGGGACGCCTCTGCTCAGCAACTCGATGGTCGTCTATGGCAGTGGAAACGCCGACGCGAATCGTCACACTCACGACAATCTGCCCGTGATTTTGGCCGGCGGGGGGGGCGGCACCCTCAATGCCGGACGGTACGTCAACCACGGCTCAGAGCCGCTCACGAACCTGTATCTCAGCATGGCCGACCGAATGGGGATCCGGGTCCTCGAACGATTCGGTGACTCCGCCGGTCGGCTGGCGAATCTCTGATCTTGCAGGGTTCCCCGATCACCATCGATCGCTCTTGGCCTGGACGCGTTCGTTGTGTCCGGGTCTTTCAACCGAACAATGACCTCGCTCCGAGCGTTCTTGACATTCTCGAACCGAAACATCCGGAAGCGGGAGGATCTGGCTGAACTTCAATGTTTCTCGCCCATCTTTGCAGCGTTCACGGTTTGGAAGCGGTTAAGGATCATCCCCGCATCAACCGATTTAAACGCTAGGAGGCGTCATCGGCCGTCGACGGAGCCGCCCGACCGCCGGAACCATCGCATTCGAGGGTCGGATCCTGAGATCATCGAAACCTGGTCGTCCGCACTGACCGAGGCCTGATCTCGATTGCCGACCGGAGGATGCGTCTTTCCGACCAAGGATGGGGGAACG
It encodes:
- a CDS encoding DUF1552 domain-containing protein; this encodes MTRELDPTSPSPSSGPSRRLFLRGLGASIALPAFASSLPTRLLAADGSPALATAASGSPMRTAFVYFPNGAIPASWWPEGQGTEFKLGRTLAPLESFKGQIQVMGGLNHKTAEGRADGAGDHARGLGTFLTGVRLNKSATDVRAGISIDQVMAQKIGHLTRFPSLELACEASRKAGACDSGYSCAYQYNLSWSSPTTPVPAESNPRLAFERLFGSGSPGQRKASLKRRRQEQRSILDFAMEDARAMQRRLGSGDREKLGQYLDGVREIETRIEKAERLGDGPEPAAETPAGVPSDYANYVQLMFDILILAFQTDSTRVATLMLAHDGSNRSFDHIGISEGHHDLTHHQNRTDWIDKVADIDLWYVGQFARFLEKLEATKDADGTPLLSNSMVVYGSGNADANRHTHDNLPVILAGGGGGTLNAGRYVNHGSEPLTNLYLSMADRMGIRVLERFGDSAGRLANL